The genomic region TTCAGCATCCTCTTTACAAAAAAACCATTAAAACAAAAAAGAAGTATAAAGCCCATGATGAAGAAAACAAATGCAAACTCGGAGATATGGTGGAGATAATTGAATCAAGACCAATAAGTAAAACAAAAAGATGGAAGGTTTTAAGAATTATTAAGGAGGTTGATGCTCAATGATTCAGCCAAGAAGCATTCTTGAGGTTGCTGATAATTCTGGTGCAAAAAAAGTACAGTGCATAAGAGTTCTTGGAGGTTCAAATAGAAAATATGCAAGTCTGGGAGATGTTATTGTTGTAAGTGTTAAAGAGGCTTTGCCAGATAGCAATATAAAAAAGGGTTCTGTCGTGAAAGCTGTTATTGTTAGATTGCGCAGATCCGTAAGGAGACCTGATGGTTCTTATATAAGATTTGATCAGAATGCTGTTGTGCTGGTAAACAATCAACTTGAACCTATAGGCACAAGAATATTTGGACCTGTGGCAAGGGAACTGAGATGGAAAGAGTTTACAAAAATAGTTTCTCTTGCTCCAGAAGTTATTTAGGCGGAGGAATAAAGTGAGCTTAAGGATAAAAAAGGGAGACACAGTTTTAGTTTTATCAGGAAAAGATAAGGATAAAAAAGGAAGAGTTCTAAGGGTTATACCCAAGGACGAAAAAGTGGTAGTAGAGGGAGTTAATATTGTAAAAAAGCATCAGAAACCTTCGCGTAAGTATCCACAGGGTGGAATTATTGAAAGAGAGCATCCGATTCACATATCAAAGGTAATGCTTATGTGTCCAAAATGTGATAAACCTACACGGATAGGTGCAAGAATTTTAGAAGATGGTAAAAAGCTGAGGATTTGCAAGAAGTGTAAGGAGGTTATTGACTGATGAATGCTGAAGCTAAAAAATATGTGCCTCGCCTTAAGGAAAAATATGACAAAGAAATCATTCCAGCATTAATGAAAAAGTTTAACTATAAAAACGTTATGCAGGTGCCTCGCCTTGATAAAATAATTGTTCATGTTACTCTGGGAGAGGCAATTCAGAATATAAAGCTTCTTGATGCTGCTGAAAAACAGCTTGCTTTAATTACAGGTCAGAAACCTGTTATAACAAAGGCTAAAAGAGCACTGGCAGCTTTCAAACTTAAAAAAGGAATGCCTATAGGCTGCAAGGTTACA from Thermodesulfovibrio sp. 3907-1M harbors:
- the rplE gene encoding 50S ribosomal protein L5, producing the protein MNAEAKKYVPRLKEKYDKEIIPALMKKFNYKNVMQVPRLDKIIVHVTLGEAIQNIKLLDAAEKQLALITGQKPVITKAKRALAAFKLKKGMPIGCKVTLRKDRMYEFLDRLICLALPRIRDFRGISPKSFDGRGNYSFGIKEQFIFPEIDYDKVEMIHGLDITICTTAKSDEEALALLKAFGMPIR
- the rpsQ gene encoding 30S ribosomal protein S17 gives rise to the protein MPKKILKGTVVSDKMDKTVVVSVERIFQHPLYKKTIKTKKKYKAHDEENKCKLGDMVEIIESRPISKTKRWKVLRIIKEVDAQ
- the rplN gene encoding 50S ribosomal protein L14, with amino-acid sequence MIQPRSILEVADNSGAKKVQCIRVLGGSNRKYASLGDVIVVSVKEALPDSNIKKGSVVKAVIVRLRRSVRRPDGSYIRFDQNAVVLVNNQLEPIGTRIFGPVARELRWKEFTKIVSLAPEVI
- the rplX gene encoding 50S ribosomal protein L24, which produces MSLRIKKGDTVLVLSGKDKDKKGRVLRVIPKDEKVVVEGVNIVKKHQKPSRKYPQGGIIEREHPIHISKVMLMCPKCDKPTRIGARILEDGKKLRICKKCKEVID